A section of the Paracoccaceae bacterium genome encodes:
- a CDS encoding ATP-binding cassette domain-containing protein → MLELRDITAAYGNVKTLFGVSLNAAAGQVHCIMGRNGAGKTTTLKTIMGLLTPTGGSITLNGANIGSDSAENTAKRGVGYVPQGRRLFAELSVAENIQIGLMARQPDPTTRDWVLDLFPPLKSRLTQRAETLSGGEQQMLAMARALCLRPTVLLLDEPTEGLQPSMIAQIRNVVIRMRDESVAVVLVEQRSDAVLSMADHVTFLENGRSVETLDIAALKAAPQKLTQYLGV, encoded by the coding sequence ATGCTTGAGCTTCGCGACATCACTGCCGCCTATGGCAACGTCAAAACCTTGTTTGGCGTATCGCTTAACGCAGCCGCTGGGCAGGTCCACTGCATCATGGGCCGCAATGGCGCAGGCAAGACCACAACGCTGAAAACCATCATGGGCTTGCTGACCCCAACCGGCGGTTCGATTACGCTGAACGGGGCGAACATAGGCTCTGATTCAGCTGAAAACACGGCCAAACGCGGCGTCGGCTATGTCCCGCAGGGGCGGCGCTTGTTTGCCGAACTCAGCGTGGCCGAGAATATCCAGATCGGCCTGATGGCCCGCCAACCCGATCCAACGACCCGCGATTGGGTGCTTGATCTGTTTCCACCGCTGAAATCCCGCCTGACCCAGCGCGCCGAAACGCTGTCAGGTGGCGAACAGCAGATGCTGGCGATGGCCCGCGCGCTGTGCCTGCGCCCGACCGTCCTGCTGCTGGACGAACCGACCGAGGGGTTGCAGCCCAGCATGATCGCGCAAATCCGCAACGTGGTGATACGGATGCGCGACGAAAGCGTCGCCGTGGTTCTGGTTGAACAGCGCAGTGATGCGGTGCTCAGCATGGCGGACCACGTGACATTCCTTGAAAACGGGCGCAGCGTCGAAACACTGGACATCGCGGCGCTGAAGGCAGCGCCCCAAAAATTGACGCAGTATCTGGGAGTCTGA
- a CDS encoding ATP-binding cassette domain-containing protein, with the protein MSLLFTRNLTKAYAGVTANEDINFDLPKGQTRALIGPNGAGKSTFVGMVSGRIPATAGSITFGGEDISALPAHQRIAKGIAYTFQITSVFGGLSVAENVALAARRSLGAAAPAKVAEVLDQVGLTDRADQTARDLSYGHQRILEIGMGLAQNPRLFILDEPTQGLAEAEIDAFKALIRGLDPETTILLIEHNMSVVMDLAEAITVLDQGRIFAEGTPEDVRANRAVQAAYLGTEHA; encoded by the coding sequence ATGAGCCTGCTGTTCACACGCAACCTCACCAAGGCCTATGCCGGGGTCACCGCCAACGAAGACATCAACTTCGATCTGCCAAAGGGCCAGACGCGGGCGCTGATCGGCCCGAACGGGGCCGGGAAATCCACCTTTGTCGGCATGGTGTCGGGCCGCATTCCGGCAACGGCCGGCTCGATTACCTTTGGCGGCGAAGATATCTCGGCCCTGCCAGCGCACCAACGCATCGCAAAAGGCATCGCCTATACGTTTCAGATCACCTCGGTGTTCGGCGGGCTTTCGGTGGCCGAGAATGTCGCCCTTGCCGCGCGTCGGTCCTTGGGCGCCGCAGCCCCGGCAAAGGTGGCCGAGGTTCTGGATCAGGTCGGCCTGACCGATCGCGCCGATCAAACTGCCCGAGACCTGTCCTACGGCCACCAGCGTATCCTCGAAATCGGCATGGGGCTGGCCCAGAACCCGCGCCTTTTCATCCTTGATGAGCCGACACAGGGCTTGGCGGAAGCCGAAATCGACGCCTTCAAGGCGCTGATCCGGGGGCTGGATCCGGAAACCACGATCCTACTGATCGAACATAACATGAGCGTTGTCATGGACCTGGCCGAGGCCATCACGGTCCTCGATCAGGGTCGCATTTTTGCCGAAGGCACGCCCGAAGACGTCCGTGCGAACCGGGCCGTTCAAGCCGCCTATCTGGGCACCGAACATGCTTGA
- a CDS encoding branched-chain amino acid ABC transporter permease, with the protein MVLAVFAMGYNLLFGYTGLLSLGHALFFSAGMYGLGLTMHLGGASPAPAFLAGLVVALVVSAIVGFLALRTTGVAFMIVTLMFAQAGYLTVLYFGSYTRGDEGFVIQQARRSLLGIDLSDDTNRYFAALILFAAALLITGAIVRSGFGRTLVAIRENEQRATMLGYDVHRLKLIAVVLSGVLSGASGAAYALLFGYAGATFATVQYSIFPLLWVLLGGAGTTIGPLIGAIFMFYLIDYASGLTNAYLLLVGVVLVALTLFAPQGIVGTIRARWSRWLP; encoded by the coding sequence ATGGTGCTGGCAGTCTTCGCCATGGGCTACAACCTGCTGTTTGGCTATACCGGGTTGCTCAGCCTCGGCCACGCGTTGTTTTTCTCGGCGGGTATGTACGGCCTCGGCTTGACAATGCATCTGGGCGGAGCCAGCCCCGCACCCGCCTTCCTCGCCGGGTTGGTCGTGGCGCTTGTCGTCTCAGCCATCGTCGGCTTCCTCGCCCTAAGAACCACCGGCGTAGCCTTCATGATCGTCACCCTGATGTTCGCGCAGGCGGGGTATCTGACGGTCCTTTACTTCGGCAGTTATACCCGCGGCGACGAAGGCTTTGTGATCCAACAGGCCCGCCGCAGCCTGCTGGGCATTGATCTGTCAGACGATACAAACCGCTATTTCGCCGCCCTGATCCTGTTTGCTGCCGCCCTGCTGATCACCGGCGCCATCGTGCGCTCCGGTTTTGGCCGCACGCTTGTGGCGATCCGCGAGAATGAGCAGCGCGCGACCATGCTCGGCTATGACGTCCACCGCCTGAAACTGATCGCGGTGGTCCTGTCCGGCGTCCTGTCCGGGGCGTCCGGGGCCGCCTATGCCCTGCTGTTCGGATACGCCGGTGCGACCTTCGCGACCGTGCAGTATTCGATCTTCCCGCTGCTCTGGGTCCTGCTTGGCGGGGCAGGGACGACCATTGGCCCGCTGATCGGCGCGATCTTCATGTTCTACCTGATTGATTACGCCAGCGGGCTGACCAATGCCTATCTGCTGCTGGTTGGCGTGGTGCTTGTCGCCCTGACCCTGTTCGCCCCCCAAGGCATCGTCGGCACCATCCGCGCCCGCTGGAGCCGGTGGCTGCCATGA
- a CDS encoding branched-chain amino acid ABC transporter permease: MAAAADRLILHRIDYDPERTIVATIGLLYIIQQGTLMSFGPDARPVQPPFNSRIALPWPEWVDGVFAWAYPWGFGTTTYKLFIIVAAAAILVALWLLMTRTKAGLIMRATQQDAEMARAFGIPVTRVYALVFGLGAGLAAMGAVLIVPVQQAHYLMGGDPLLLSFIVVIIGGLGSLPGTVIAALLIGMSDGIISVFFSPTLAKIIATLAVAMVLVFRPQGLLGKKN; the protein is encoded by the coding sequence ATGGCCGCCGCCGCTGATCGGCTGATACTGCACCGTATCGACTATGACCCCGAACGCACCATCGTCGCCACCATCGGGCTGCTTTATATCATCCAGCAAGGCACGCTGATGAGCTTCGGGCCCGACGCACGCCCCGTGCAACCCCCCTTCAACAGCCGGATCGCCCTGCCGTGGCCGGAATGGGTCGATGGCGTGTTCGCCTGGGCCTATCCCTGGGGCTTTGGCACCACGACTTACAAGCTGTTCATCATCGTCGCCGCCGCCGCGATCCTCGTCGCGCTCTGGCTGCTGATGACCCGCACCAAGGCGGGCCTGATCATGCGCGCCACCCAGCAAGACGCCGAGATGGCGCGCGCTTTCGGCATCCCCGTCACCCGCGTCTACGCGCTGGTTTTCGGTCTGGGCGCGGGGCTGGCGGCCATGGGCGCAGTCCTGATCGTCCCGGTCCAGCAGGCGCATTACCTGATGGGGGGCGACCCGCTCCTGCTGTCCTTTATCGTCGTTATCATTGGCGGCCTCGGCAGCCTGCCGGGTACCGTTATCGCCGCGCTGTTGATTGGGATGAGTGACGGCATCATCTCGGTCTTCTTCTCGCCCACACTGGCCAAGATCATTGCCACGCTGGCCGTCGCCATGGTGCTGGTGTTCCGACCGCAGGGCCTGCTGGGGAAGAAGAATTGA
- a CDS encoding DUF4332 domain-containing protein has product MADLAQVNGIGPKTAKALNAAGIEWVHDLIRRSTATIHDIVDSLASMDEVAAWQRVGLLADVHGVDTELAVELDKAGIHSVGELARQDPDALVNLMHGIGRVEAGVNDAFKIILDATRVDLTVATAGQVIHDDGTAAAEVEVSAGYTRTKTDRNGYFRLARVAPLPVRALVIRSPNRGSRIVEAPIYTSMNEAIIDTVHILDASGDHNLSELAGDKMPPFSSFPIRSEVRTAANLREGDILVVHSFYARSKHAKLVSRLREFENGEFIAAAYKVPLGKIPNGTKLRDLLEYDNGKLIACDMNEAEIEDYRALLRDVAENPANDLLPPQ; this is encoded by the coding sequence ATGGCAGATCTAGCACAAGTAAACGGAATTGGACCAAAGACGGCAAAAGCCCTGAATGCCGCAGGTATTGAGTGGGTTCACGACCTTATTCGCCGTTCAACGGCGACAATTCATGATATTGTTGATTCACTGGCCTCTATGGACGAAGTGGCCGCCTGGCAACGCGTTGGCCTTTTGGCAGATGTGCACGGCGTCGATACCGAATTGGCAGTTGAATTGGATAAGGCTGGTATTCATTCGGTTGGCGAACTGGCGCGGCAAGATCCGGATGCCCTGGTCAATCTAATGCACGGGATCGGGCGCGTGGAAGCAGGTGTTAACGATGCGTTCAAAATAATTCTGGACGCTACAAGGGTTGACCTGACCGTTGCGACTGCGGGCCAGGTAATTCATGATGACGGCACAGCCGCGGCTGAGGTTGAAGTTTCGGCAGGCTACACCCGAACCAAAACCGACCGGAATGGGTATTTTCGACTTGCCCGCGTTGCGCCTTTGCCCGTCCGGGCGCTGGTAATTCGCAGCCCGAACAGGGGCAGCCGAATTGTCGAGGCTCCGATTTATACGTCGATGAATGAAGCGATCATTGACACGGTCCATATTCTTGATGCCAGTGGCGATCACAATCTGAGCGAGCTTGCTGGCGACAAGATGCCGCCGTTTTCATCATTCCCCATTCGCTCCGAAGTCCGAACAGCGGCCAATCTGCGCGAAGGTGATATTTTGGTGGTGCATAGTTTCTATGCACGCAGCAAACACGCAAAACTGGTTTCGCGGTTGAGAGAGTTTGAGAATGGCGAGTTTATAGCCGCCGCCTATAAAGTCCCCTTGGGAAAGATTCCAAACGGAACGAAATTGCGCGATCTTCTGGAATACGACAATGGAAAGCTGATCGCTTGTGACATGAATGAAGCAGAGATCGAGGATTATCGGGCATTGCTGCGTGACGTGGCCGAAAACCCGGCGAACGATCTTCTGCCGCCGCAATGA
- a CDS encoding ABC transporter substrate-binding protein codes for MTKRDTSRPSLSRRGALKTLGATGLAAAALPGLSGFAQAQSSAPIRIGFQVHRTGIGAAYGRWYDRSTTAAVVRINEMGGINGRPVEIVAEDDGTDPKRGAEVVEKFATQHECDIAFGTLFSHVVFGSAPRAGELKLPYFVVSEGHHVASGALNRYTLQPGITDVKSQVQAMAPFVADNLGKKVTMIFPDFAFGHDHRDYFTAAIEAQGGEVLAHIAIPPSETSFTKYFPQIPRETEVIYHVMVGPAVLTFVKEMGEFFGPSSPEIFGFIDSLEAVDMASPGLEFLEGSYFWEGNPRYAQANQSDYDKAYRAAVGVDDNGASVSDRKDVSTYSHMFGCWETLNIVKAGMEAADYQGPDDRAKLIEAVEAMSDMPHSLDHPQGAKRFNGKTHQTFGHQYISKVTDGKLVLADCVEKLRNQSVADFLRKPMKRNSRKALTTRQRMAARERM; via the coding sequence ATGACCAAACGTGACACATCCCGTCCATCACTCAGCCGTCGCGGCGCGCTGAAAACCCTTGGCGCAACCGGGCTGGCCGCCGCCGCCTTGCCGGGGCTCAGCGGTTTTGCACAAGCCCAAAGCTCAGCCCCGATCCGCATCGGGTTTCAGGTTCACCGCACTGGTATCGGCGCTGCCTATGGCCGCTGGTACGACCGTTCAACAACCGCCGCCGTCGTGCGCATCAACGAGATGGGCGGCATAAACGGCCGCCCGGTCGAAATCGTCGCCGAAGATGACGGAACCGACCCCAAACGCGGCGCCGAAGTCGTGGAAAAATTCGCCACGCAGCATGAATGCGACATCGCCTTCGGCACGCTGTTTTCCCACGTGGTCTTCGGTTCCGCCCCCCGCGCTGGCGAGCTGAAACTGCCCTATTTCGTTGTGTCCGAGGGCCACCACGTCGCCTCGGGCGCGCTGAACCGATACACCCTGCAGCCCGGCATTACGGATGTGAAAAGCCAGGTGCAGGCGATGGCCCCCTTTGTGGCCGACAATCTGGGCAAGAAGGTCACAATGATCTTCCCCGATTTCGCCTTCGGCCACGACCACCGCGACTATTTCACCGCTGCGATCGAAGCACAGGGCGGCGAGGTTCTGGCCCATATCGCCATCCCACCGTCCGAGACCAGCTTCACCAAATACTTCCCCCAGATCCCGCGCGAGACCGAGGTGATCTACCACGTCATGGTCGGCCCCGCCGTCCTGACATTCGTCAAGGAAATGGGCGAGTTCTTCGGCCCCAGCAGCCCGGAAATCTTCGGCTTCATCGACAGTCTGGAGGCCGTCGACATGGCCAGCCCTGGCCTCGAATTTCTGGAAGGCAGCTATTTCTGGGAAGGCAACCCCCGCTATGCCCAGGCCAACCAGTCAGACTACGACAAAGCCTACCGCGCGGCAGTGGGGGTGGACGACAACGGCGCCTCGGTCAGTGACCGGAAAGACGTTTCAACCTATTCCCACATGTTCGGCTGTTGGGAGACTTTGAACATCGTCAAAGCCGGAATGGAGGCCGCAGATTACCAAGGCCCGGACGACCGCGCCAAACTGATCGAGGCGGTCGAGGCGATGTCCGACATGCCGCATTCGCTGGACCACCCACAGGGCGCCAAACGCTTCAACGGCAAGACGCACCAAACCTTCGGGCATCAATATATCTCGAAGGTGACAGACGGAAAGCTGGTGCTGGCCGATTGTGTTGAAAAACTCCGAAATCAGAGCGTCGCGGATTTCTTGCGAAAACCTATGAAGCGAAATAGTCGGAAAGCTTTGACCACGAGACAGCGCATGGCTGCGCGTGAGCGCATGTAG
- a CDS encoding xanthine dehydrogenase family protein subunit M — MSYHAPTSLDDIWPLLADGSARVVAGGTDLFPAQGDGPPPAALLDISRVRGLRGIERDGDGWRIGAATTWSDVITAPLPPVFDGLKAAAREVGSVQIQNVGTVAGNLCNASPAADGVPPLLTLEADVALSSQAGTRRMPLGDFLRGVRQTALRPEEILTALHIPAQPTGARGSFAKLGARRYLVISISMVAANVWLDDARKIAGARVAVGACSAVAQRLFALEQSLIGLEAANVRTLEIPPSALAPLTPIDDVRGSATYRTLAVERLIKDTLCAALGPGDG; from the coding sequence ATGAGTTATCATGCGCCGACATCGCTGGATGACATCTGGCCGCTGCTGGCGGACGGGTCAGCGCGCGTCGTCGCAGGCGGCACCGATCTGTTTCCGGCCCAGGGCGATGGGCCGCCGCCTGCCGCGCTATTGGACATCAGCCGAGTGCGCGGCCTGCGCGGGATAGAGCGTGACGGCGACGGATGGCGGATTGGCGCCGCGACAACGTGGAGCGATGTGATCACAGCCCCACTGCCGCCGGTATTTGACGGGTTGAAGGCAGCAGCGCGCGAGGTCGGATCGGTACAAATCCAGAATGTCGGGACAGTTGCCGGAAATCTTTGCAACGCCTCACCCGCAGCGGACGGAGTGCCGCCGTTGCTGACGCTGGAGGCTGACGTGGCGCTCAGCTCACAAGCCGGGACGCGGCGGATGCCTTTGGGGGACTTTCTGCGGGGGGTTCGTCAGACAGCATTGCGCCCTGAAGAGATATTGACGGCGCTGCACATACCGGCCCAGCCGACAGGGGCGCGCGGCAGTTTCGCGAAACTTGGCGCAAGGCGGTATCTGGTGATCTCGATCTCGATGGTTGCAGCGAACGTCTGGCTGGATGACGCCAGGAAAATCGCCGGGGCGCGCGTCGCGGTGGGGGCCTGTTCAGCGGTTGCGCAGCGTCTGTTTGCGCTGGAACAGAGCCTGATTGGTTTGGAAGCGGCCAACGTTCGGACCCTTGAAATTCCGCCCAGCGCGCTGGCGCCGCTTACCCCGATAGATGACGTTCGGGGCAGCGCGACGTATCGGACCTTGGCGGTTGAACGGTTAATCAAGGATACTCTTTGCGCGGCATTGGGGCCAGGTGATGGATAA
- a CDS encoding molybdopterin-dependent oxidoreductase produces MDKTSSTPATGFVLDGTPVLCEPANGERLSHSLRERLGSRDVKVGCNAGDCGACTVLVDGAPVCACLMPTQQAAGRQVETQAGLVEGDPLAARLAESFQNHQAAQCGICTPGMMVAAVALLRAVPEPTPDQVKGALGGVLCRCTGYRKIIGAVVDVGALTGAPDGSGAVGTSVRRVDGVAKVNGTEAFGDDVAPPGTLSLRIIRSPHAHAAFAMGDVARFVAETPGLTTVLTAADVPGQNRFGVIPGFVDQPVFAETTARFRGEAVAAVVGEADAMAAFDADSFPVTWTPLPAMATPHEALLPDADPLNPDLSDNVMCSGFVLHGDPEAALKNADVVVEGTFTTGFVEHAYIEPEAGYAVPVGDRIEVHACTQAPVMDREALERILGWPASRIRIVPTATGGGFGSKLDVSVQPLLALAALKTGQPVRIAFSRRESMQSTTKRHPSQITARVGATAEGKISGFDLKGDFNTGAYASWGPTVSVRVPVHASGPYRVADYRASARAIHTHCPPAGAFRGFGVPQGAIAQECLFDELAEALGIDPLEFRIRNALRNGDATVCGQIFTQGVGIGACVEALRPAWKAGRADCASFNRSGGHLRRGIGVASGWYGCGNTALANPSTIKSGLRADGTFVLHQGAMDIGQGSNTVIAQIFAQAAGLPLEAVTLVGADTDVTPDGGKTSASRQTYVSGAAALRSGAALRANLLALVNAGPEALIATDDGVLTIRDGEEMHKLSLNRLKTDSDGYVVAACETYDPPTSPMDENGQGHPYAQFGYAAHLATVEVDLDLGTVRALGFTAAHDVGQAINPLLVEGQVHGGIAQGLGMALMEEYLPGRTENLHDYLIPTIGDIPPIETHIIEEPDAHGPYGAKGLGEHVLIPTAPAILNAIHHATGVRIRQVPATPSAVHAALKVAGIV; encoded by the coding sequence ATGGATAAGACCTCCAGCACCCCGGCGACCGGTTTCGTTCTGGATGGCACGCCGGTCCTTTGTGAACCGGCGAACGGCGAACGGCTGAGCCATTCGTTGCGGGAACGGTTAGGATCGCGGGACGTCAAGGTCGGTTGCAATGCGGGCGACTGCGGGGCCTGCACGGTTCTGGTCGATGGCGCGCCGGTCTGCGCCTGCCTGATGCCGACGCAGCAAGCAGCGGGGCGGCAGGTTGAGACGCAGGCCGGACTGGTCGAGGGCGACCCATTGGCCGCGCGACTGGCAGAGAGCTTTCAAAATCATCAGGCAGCGCAATGCGGGATCTGCACGCCGGGGATGATGGTCGCGGCTGTGGCGCTGTTGCGCGCAGTTCCTGAACCGACGCCAGATCAGGTCAAGGGTGCGCTGGGCGGCGTGCTTTGCCGTTGCACGGGCTATCGCAAGATCATCGGCGCGGTTGTGGATGTGGGGGCGCTGACGGGTGCGCCAGATGGGTCAGGCGCGGTCGGAACCTCGGTCCGGCGGGTTGACGGTGTGGCAAAGGTCAACGGGACCGAAGCATTTGGCGATGACGTCGCACCGCCGGGGACGCTGTCGCTTCGCATCATCCGCTCACCCCATGCACATGCGGCGTTTGCGATGGGCGACGTCGCGCGGTTTGTTGCAGAAACGCCGGGGCTGACGACGGTCCTGACGGCGGCGGATGTGCCTGGCCAGAACCGCTTTGGTGTGATTCCCGGATTTGTCGACCAACCGGTATTTGCAGAAACCACCGCCCGATTTCGCGGAGAGGCTGTCGCCGCCGTCGTTGGAGAGGCCGACGCCATGGCCGCATTTGACGCCGACAGTTTTCCCGTGACCTGGACCCCCCTGCCCGCGATGGCGACCCCGCATGAGGCGCTGCTGCCAGACGCCGATCCGCTGAATCCTGACCTGTCAGACAATGTGATGTGCAGCGGCTTCGTGCTGCACGGCGACCCGGAGGCCGCGCTGAAAAACGCGGATGTGGTGGTTGAAGGCACGTTCACGACCGGCTTCGTCGAACACGCCTATATCGAACCGGAAGCGGGATATGCTGTGCCGGTCGGCGACCGGATCGAGGTTCACGCCTGCACCCAGGCCCCGGTGATGGATCGGGAAGCGTTGGAGAGGATTCTGGGCTGGCCAGCCTCTCGCATTCGGATTGTTCCTACGGCGACTGGCGGTGGATTCGGCTCGAAACTTGATGTTTCGGTTCAGCCGTTGTTGGCGCTGGCGGCATTGAAGACCGGGCAACCGGTCCGGATCGCTTTTTCGCGGCGCGAATCGATGCAATCGACCACCAAGCGGCATCCGTCCCAGATTACGGCCCGCGTGGGCGCAACGGCGGAGGGGAAAATCTCGGGCTTTGATCTGAAGGGGGATTTCAACACCGGGGCCTATGCCAGCTGGGGCCCGACCGTATCGGTGCGCGTGCCGGTCCATGCCTCGGGGCCGTACCGGGTTGCAGACTATCGCGCCAGCGCACGCGCGATTCACACCCATTGCCCCCCGGCGGGCGCGTTTCGCGGGTTCGGCGTGCCGCAGGGGGCGATTGCGCAGGAATGTCTTTTTGACGAACTGGCCGAAGCGCTGGGAATTGACCCGCTGGAATTCCGTATCCGAAATGCGCTGCGCAACGGCGACGCGACAGTCTGCGGCCAGATATTCACGCAAGGTGTCGGGATCGGGGCCTGCGTGGAGGCATTGCGCCCCGCCTGGAAGGCCGGTCGCGCGGACTGTGCTTCGTTCAACAGATCCGGTGGCCATCTGCGCCGTGGTATCGGTGTTGCATCGGGCTGGTATGGGTGCGGGAATACCGCACTTGCGAACCCCTCGACAATAAAATCGGGGTTGCGGGCCGATGGGACGTTTGTGCTGCATCAGGGGGCCATGGATATTGGCCAGGGGTCCAACACCGTGATCGCGCAGATCTTTGCACAGGCCGCGGGCCTGCCGCTGGAGGCTGTAACGCTGGTGGGCGCGGATACGGATGTGACCCCGGACGGCGGCAAAACCTCGGCGTCGCGCCAAACCTATGTTTCGGGGGCGGCCGCGTTGCGTTCGGGCGCGGCATTGCGCGCGAACCTGCTGGCGCTGGTCAATGCCGGGCCGGAGGCTTTGATCGCGACAGACGATGGTGTTCTGACCATCCGGGATGGTGAAGAAATGCATAAGTTGTCTCTGAATCGGCTGAAAACGGATTCTGACGGCTATGTCGTCGCGGCGTGTGAGACCTATGACCCGCCGACCAGCCCGATGGACGAAAACGGTCAGGGCCATCCTTATGCCCAATTCGGCTATGCCGCGCATCTTGCAACGGTAGAGGTTGATTTGGATCTAGGCACCGTTCGGGCGCTGGGGTTCACGGCGGCCCATGACGTGGGACAGGCGATCAATCCGCTGCTGGTTGAAGGCCAGGTGCATGGCGGCATTGCCCAGGGGCTTGGCATGGCACTGATGGAGGAATACCTGCCCGGGCGCACCGAGAATCTGCATGATTACCTTATCCCGACCATTGGGGACATCCCGCCGATTGAAACGCATATCATCGAAGAACCGGACGCCCACGGTCCGTACGGCGCCAAGGGACTGGGTGAACATGTGCTGATCCCGACCGCACCTGCCATTCTGAACGCGATTCATCACGCGACAGGCGTGCGCATCCGGCAGGTTCCGGCAACGCCGTCGGCAGTGCATGCAGCATTGAAGGTTGCCGGTATCGTCTGA
- a CDS encoding substrate-binding domain-containing protein, giving the protein MTQPIATSREVAERVGVSRSAVSRVFTQGASVSPQMAERVRKAASELGYRPNALARSLITGNSRIIGLVVAYLDNFFYPQAIKALSHQLKQRGYHVLMFMAPKTAGDVDDVLREILDYQVDGLILASVAMSSDLTEQCRQAGIPVVLFNRTQPGANVTSVTSDNVAGGKQVARLLAETGHRNVAYVAGWEGASTQQDREAGFRAGLAQAGLTLNGRAVGNFETEAARQAARDLMSAPGNRRDAIFVANDHMAFAVMDVLRFELGLRIPEDLSVIGFDDVPMAAWPTYDLTTVRQPTDQMSIATADTLLTQIKDPIAAPTRIELACELIRRGSLRAR; this is encoded by the coding sequence GTGACCCAACCCATCGCAACCTCGCGCGAAGTTGCTGAGCGTGTCGGGGTCAGCCGATCCGCCGTCAGCCGTGTTTTTACGCAAGGCGCATCCGTTTCACCCCAAATGGCCGAACGTGTTCGCAAAGCCGCGTCCGAGCTTGGCTATCGCCCCAACGCGCTTGCCCGGTCCCTGATCACCGGCAACAGCCGGATCATCGGCCTTGTCGTCGCCTACCTCGATAACTTTTTCTATCCGCAGGCGATCAAGGCGCTGTCACACCAACTCAAGCAGCGCGGCTACCACGTGTTGATGTTCATGGCGCCGAAAACAGCCGGTGATGTGGATGACGTATTACGAGAGATTCTGGATTATCAGGTTGATGGTCTGATTCTGGCCTCGGTCGCGATGTCTTCTGACCTGACCGAACAATGTCGGCAGGCTGGCATCCCGGTGGTTCTGTTCAACCGCACCCAGCCGGGCGCGAATGTGACGTCAGTCACCTCGGACAATGTGGCGGGGGGAAAGCAGGTGGCGCGGTTGCTGGCTGAAACAGGTCACCGCAATGTGGCCTATGTTGCAGGATGGGAAGGCGCGTCGACACAGCAGGATCGCGAAGCCGGGTTTCGCGCAGGCCTCGCCCAGGCGGGGCTGACGCTGAATGGCCGCGCCGTGGGCAATTTTGAGACCGAAGCCGCGCGACAGGCCGCCCGCGATCTTATGTCGGCGCCCGGGAACAGGCGCGACGCGATCTTTGTTGCCAATGACCACATGGCCTTTGCGGTCATGGATGTATTGCGGTTCGAGCTTGGGCTTCGGATCCCCGAGGATCTGTCCGTCATTGGCTTTGACGATGTGCCGATGGCGGCCTGGCCGACCTATGATCTGACCACCGTGCGCCAGCCCACTGATCAGATGTCAATCGCCACGGCGGATACGCTTCTGACCCAAATCAAAGACCCGATCGCCGCGCCGACGCGGATCGAACTTGCCTGCGAATTGATCCGGCGCGGCTCGCTCCGCGCCCGGTAG